The sequence below is a genomic window from Pseudobdellovibrionaceae bacterium.
TGATTTATTGACTAAAAAGAATAAAGTATTTAAATATAGCCCTAATGTCCAGCCTTAACAAAAAACAATATCAACATGGCTTTCTTACCAAACTAGATATGGAAAGCTTTGCAAAAGGCTTGTCAGAAAAAGTAATTCATAAAATTTCTGCAAAGAAAAAAGAGCCACAATGGATGTTAAATTATCGCCTAACCGCTTTTGCTCATTGGAAGACTTTAGAAGAGCCTCATTGGGGCAGTAATAACTATGAAAAATTAGATTATCAAGATGTTATTTACTATGCTGAGCCAAAAAATATTGCAGAAAAGAAAAAAAATTACGAAGATTTAGATCCAGAACTAATTAAAACTTTTGATCGCTTGGGCATACCCCTTAATGAACAAAAGCGTATTAGTGGGGTTGCTGTGGATGCCGTGTTTGATAGTGTATCGATTGCCACCACACATAATGAAGTTTTAGATAAAGCCGGTGTAATTTTTTGTTCTATTTCCGAAGCCCTTGTTAAACACGAAAAACTAGTTAAAAACTATTTAGGCACTGTGGTTCCTTATACAGATAATTATTTTGCTGCTTTAAATGCGGCAGTTTTTACTGACGGTTCTTTTTGTTACATTCCTAAAAATGTAAAATGCCCTTTAGACCTATCCACTTATTTTAGAATTAATATGCAAGAGACAGGGCAGTTTGAAAGAACCCTGCTAATTGCCGACGAAGGTAGTTTTGTAAATTACTTAGAGGGTTGCACCGCTCCCATGAATGATAAAAACCAATTACATGCTGCTGTGGTCGAACTTGTTGCCTTAAACGATGCCACCATTAAATATTCCACCGTACAAAACTGGTACCCTGGAGATAAAGATGGCCGCGGAGGTATCTACAATTTTGTGACAAAGCGTGGTCAGTGTCGTGGTAAAAATTCAAAAATTTCTTGGACACAAGTCGAAACAGGATCGGCCATTACTTGGAAATATCCTTCTTGTATTTTAACAGGCGAAAATTCTCAAGGCTTTTTTTACTCGGTGGCCTTAACCCATGACCATATGCAGGCAGACACTGGCACAAAAATGATACATGTGGGAAAAAATACTAAAAGCGTTATTATTTCTAAAGGAATTTCTAGTGACAACTCTATTAATACTTACCGTGGCCTTGTGCAAATTTTACCCTCAGCAGAAGGAGCTAAAAACTATTCTCAGTGCGACTCCATGTTAGTAGGATCTAATAGCCAAGCTCATACCTACCCTACCGTGGATGCAAAAAATAATACTGCAATTGTTGAACACGAAGCTTCTACCTCGAAAATTAGCCAAGACCAACTTTACTACTTACAATCGCGAGGGCTTAGCGTAGAGCAAAGTATTTCCTTAATCGTAAATGGTTTTTGTAA
It includes:
- the sufB gene encoding Fe-S cluster assembly protein SufB translates to MSSLNKKQYQHGFLTKLDMESFAKGLSEKVIHKISAKKKEPQWMLNYRLTAFAHWKTLEEPHWGSNNYEKLDYQDVIYYAEPKNIAEKKKNYEDLDPELIKTFDRLGIPLNEQKRISGVAVDAVFDSVSIATTHNEVLDKAGVIFCSISEALVKHEKLVKNYLGTVVPYTDNYFAALNAAVFTDGSFCYIPKNVKCPLDLSTYFRINMQETGQFERTLLIADEGSFVNYLEGCTAPMNDKNQLHAAVVELVALNDATIKYSTVQNWYPGDKDGRGGIYNFVTKRGQCRGKNSKISWTQVETGSAITWKYPSCILTGENSQGFFYSVALTHDHMQADTGTKMIHVGKNTKSVIISKGISSDNSINTYRGLVQILPSAEGAKNYSQCDSMLVGSNSQAHTYPTVDAKNNTAIVEHEASTSKISQDQLYYLQSRGLSVEQSISLIVNGFCKDVFKHLPLEFSEEAVSLVEMKLENSIG